The following coding sequences are from one Bacteroidota bacterium window:
- the gcvT gene encoding glycine cleavage system aminomethyltransferase GcvT, with amino-acid sequence MKRTPFYQKHIAAGGKIVEFAGYEMPVQYSKGIIAEHKAVREGAGGVFDVSHMGEFDVAGPDALTFLQTLTTNDVSTLVPGQAQYGCLPNEHGTILDDLIIYYIEPNHYMIIVNGATMEKDWAWFNKYAPKFNVKLKNFTEETALLAIQGKGAQTALQSLTKVDLSKIEYYHFTSGELAGVQCGISRTGYTGEPGYEIWFPHEGNADKVWDAIFEAGKAVGGLEPIGLGARDTLRLEMGYCLYGNDITEETNPLEAGLGWITKLNKTPECHAFPALREIKERGLTRKLVGLITDEKGAIMRHGHKIVDESGYTIGEITSGNLSPMLNQPIAMGYVPTAMAKDGTEVLVEVRPGKRIRARVQKPPFVKPEVKTS; translated from the coding sequence GTGAAACGCACTCCCTTTTACCAGAAGCACATCGCGGCCGGCGGCAAGATCGTTGAATTTGCCGGTTACGAGATGCCCGTTCAATATTCAAAAGGTATCATCGCCGAGCACAAGGCCGTCCGCGAAGGCGCCGGCGGCGTCTTCGATGTCTCGCACATGGGCGAGTTCGATGTCGCCGGACCCGACGCACTCACCTTCCTCCAAACGCTGACGACGAACGATGTCAGCACGCTCGTCCCGGGTCAGGCGCAATATGGATGCCTGCCGAACGAGCACGGCACCATCCTCGACGATCTGATCATCTATTACATCGAACCCAACCACTACATGATCATCGTTAACGGCGCAACGATGGAAAAAGACTGGGCCTGGTTCAATAAGTACGCGCCGAAGTTCAATGTCAAGCTTAAGAATTTCACCGAAGAGACAGCGCTGCTCGCCATTCAGGGCAAAGGCGCGCAAACGGCGCTGCAATCGCTGACGAAAGTCGATCTGAGCAAGATTGAGTATTATCATTTCACCAGCGGCGAACTGGCCGGCGTGCAATGCGGCATCTCGCGAACGGGCTACACTGGCGAGCCCGGCTATGAGATTTGGTTTCCTCACGAGGGCAATGCCGATAAAGTGTGGGATGCGATCTTCGAAGCAGGCAAAGCCGTCGGCGGACTCGAACCAATCGGGCTCGGCGCCCGCGATACACTCCGTCTCGAAATGGGGTACTGCCTCTATGGTAATGATATCACCGAAGAGACGAACCCCCTCGAAGCCGGTTTGGGCTGGATCACAAAATTAAACAAGACGCCAGAGTGCCACGCATTCCCGGCGTTGCGCGAAATCAAAGAGCGCGGGCTCACGCGCAAACTGGTCGGACTCATCACGGACGAAAAAGGCGCGATCATGCGGCACGGCCACAAGATTGTCGATGAAAGCGGCTATACGATCGGCGAAATCACCAGCGGCAATCTTTCGCCGATGTTGAACCAGCCGATCGCCATGGGCTACGTCCCGACCGCGATGGCAAAGGACGGCACGGAAGTGCTGGTCGAAGTGCGGCCCGGCAAGCGCATCCGTGCCCGCGTCCAGAAGCCACCGTTTGTAAAGCCTGAAGTCAAAACGTCCTGA